In one Zalophus californianus isolate mZalCal1 chromosome 10, mZalCal1.pri.v2, whole genome shotgun sequence genomic region, the following are encoded:
- the C10H1orf43 gene encoding protein C1orf43 homolog, with translation MASGSNWLSGVNVVLVMAYGSLVFVLLFIFVKRQIMRFAMKSRRGPHVPVGHNAPKDLKEEIDIRLSRVQDIKYEPQLLADGDARLLQLETQGNENCYNYLYRMKALDAIRASEIPFHAEGRHPRSLMGKNFRSYLLDLRNTSTPFKGVRKALIDTLLDGYETARYGTGVFGQSEYLRYQEALSELATVVKARSGNSQRQHQSAAKDLTQSPEVSPTTIQVTYLPSSQKSKRAKHFLELKSFKDNYNTLESTL, from the exons ATGGCGTCCGGCAGTAACTGGTTGTCCGGGGTGAATGTCGTGCTGGTGATGGCCTACGGGAGCCTG GTGTTTGTCCTGctctttatttttgtgaagaGGCAAATCATGCGCTTCGCGATGAAATCCCGAAGGGGACCTCACGTCCCTGTGGGACACAACGCCCCCAAG GACTTAAAAGAGGAGATTGATATCCGGCTATCCAGGGTTCAAGATATCAAGTATGAACCTCAGCTCCTTGCAGATGGTGATGCAAGACTGCTACAGCTAGAGACCCAGGGAAATGAGA ATTGCTACAACTATCTATACAGGATGAAAGCTCTGGATGCCATCCGTGCCTCTG AGATACCATTTCATGCTGAAGGCAGGCATCCCCGTTCCTTAATGGGCAAGAATTTCCGCTCCTACCTGCTAGATCTTCGGAACACTAGTACTCCTTTTAAGGGTGTGCGCAAGGCCCTCATTGATACCTTGCTGGATGGCTATGAGACAGCCCGCTATGGGACGGGG gTCTTTGGCCAGAGTGAGTACCTGCGCTACCAGGAGGCCCTGAGTGAGCTGGCCACTGT GGTCAAAGCACGAAGTGGGAACTCTCAGAGACAGCACCAGTCGGCAGCCAAAGACCTAACCCAGTCTCCTGAAGTCTCCCCCACAACCATCCAGGTGACATACCTCCCCTCCAGTCAGAAGAGTAAACGTGCCAAACACTTCCTTGAACTGAAGAGCTTTAAGGACAACTATAACACCCTGGAAAGCACTCTGTGA
- the C10H1orf189 gene encoding uncharacterized protein C1orf189 homolog, producing the protein MSVEKTTKVEESFQRVLGFKKMVDRWRNSRARSLWQTTLSQRRNLYAALRMQDTMGQELALARKQLLMVRQAALHRLFEKEHRQYQQELNQMGKAFYVERL; encoded by the exons ATGTCTGTGGAAAAGACGACAAAAGTCGAAGAG AGTTTtcaaagggtcctgggatttaagAAGATGGTTGACAG GTGGCGAAACTCACGCGCTCGCTCTCTGTGGCAGACGACACTAAGCCAGAGGAGAAACCTGTATGCTGCCCTAAGGATGCAGGACACCATGGGACAGGAATTGGCACTGGCCCGTAAGCAGCTACTGAtg GTCCGTCAAGCGGCCCTGCACCGGCTGTTTGAAAAGGAGCATCGGCAGTACCAGCAGGAACTAAATCAGATGGGCAAAGCTTTTTACGTGGAGAGACTCTGA